In Paludibaculum fermentans, the genomic stretch CAGTTCACTACGATTATAGCTTAATTGGGCGGCGCTAGACGGCGAATCTTAATGTTCCGGAACCACGCCACGTCATTGTGGTGCTGCAACGCGACCGGAGTGATTTGTTTCGGCATCTTCTCGAGCATCTCGCGCACCGGATGGCCGGCGGCCCAGCGCTCTTCGATGTGCTTGCGTACTTCGGCCGTGTCCAGATCGGTATCGACGACCTTGACGCCGTTCAGCCAGTGCTCCACGTGCTTGCCGCGGACGACGATCTTGGCCTGGTTGAATTCGCCCACGGGCTTGGTGGCGTCCTTGGTGGCGGCGGCCATGCGGTAAAGCGATGCCGCGCGGCTCAGGGGGCTGTGCAAGGCGTCAGGATGGCGTTGGTTGTCGATCACCTGGTATTCGAAGGCCACCGGGTAGATCTGGGCGCCCGAGCCCGCCTTTACCTTGTCCAGGCGCGCCGAATGGTGTTCGAGCTCGTAGGCCACCTGCTGCTCGAAGGGCATCTTGGGATTCGGCAGTTGAGCCGCATCGATCAGGACGGCGTCCTGAATCTTGTACTTCACCCCGCTGTTTGAGCCCGGGGCGACCTTCCATTCGAAGGTCATCACGAAGTCACCGAAGGTGGCGGTGCTCAGCAGGTCTGCCCGCACTTTCGGGTTGGCCAGCGACTTGAGGCAGCCGTCCTCAATGCCCCACGCGTCCGCGCCGGCCTTGGTCCAGCCCTTCATCGACTTGCCGTCGAAGAGGAGCATCCAGCCCACCTGCTTCTCTTCTTTGGTAAGGGTGTTGGGCGGCTGCTGCCCAAAGAGGCTGGCGGCCAGGGTGAGGGCGACGACGGGGAGGCGCATGGGGACTAACTCTTCTTCTTGGGTGCGGGTTTGGCGGCCGGAGCCGGGCCGAGCAGACGGGTGATGTCGGCGCGCAGGTTGGCTTCGACGGCGGCGTCGGCCATCCATGGCTCCTCGGCGCCGTGGTGAACCTGGATCATGCCCTTGCGGTCAATGATGGCGATGTGCGGCATCGACATACGCATGACATCCGGGATTTGCAGGTAGGCGCGCGACTTCATGTAGTCGTAGACGCCGAGGGGGAAGTTCGCGCCGCTCTTGGCGACGAAGCCGGTGATGTTCTGGCCGGCGTTTTCATCGATGGCCAGGCCGATCACCTGCAGGCCCTTGGGACCGAACTCCTTTTGGAGGCCGGCCAGTTTGCGGGCGGTGTCCTGGCAATGCGGGCAGGTGGTGAGCAGGAACTCCAGTACCACGACTTTGCCCTTGAGGGCAGAGAGGGTAATGGTGTCGCCGGTATGGGCGATGAACTTGATTTCGCCGGCCGGGCGCGGCAGCGTTTCCGCCACGGCCGCCGATGACAGACACAACGCCGCAAGCAGCGTGGCGGAGAGCAAACGCATTT encodes the following:
- a CDS encoding 3-keto-disaccharide hydrolase, whose product is MRLPVVALTLAASLFGQQPPNTLTKEEKQVGWMLLFDGKSMKGWTKAGADAWGIEDGCLKSLANPKVRADLLSTATFGDFVMTFEWKVAPGSNSGVKYKIQDAVLIDAAQLPNPKMPFEQQVAYELEHHSARLDKVKAGSGAQIYPVAFEYQVIDNQRHPDALHSPLSRAASLYRMAAATKDATKPVGEFNQAKIVVRGKHVEHWLNGVKVVDTDLDTAEVRKHIEERWAAGHPVREMLEKMPKQITPVALQHHNDVAWFRNIKIRRLAPPN
- a CDS encoding TlpA disulfide reductase family protein, giving the protein MRLLSATLLAALCLSSAAVAETLPRPAGEIKFIAHTGDTITLSALKGKVVVLEFLLTTCPHCQDTARKLAGLQKEFGPKGLQVIGLAIDENAGQNITGFVAKSGANFPLGVYDYMKSRAYLQIPDVMRMSMPHIAIIDRKGMIQVHHGAEEPWMADAAVEANLRADITRLLGPAPAAKPAPKKKS